One Sus scrofa isolate TJ Tabasco breed Duroc chromosome 1, Sscrofa11.1, whole genome shotgun sequence DNA segment encodes these proteins:
- the RNF38 gene encoding E3 ubiquitin-protein ligase RNF38 isoform X6 — protein sequence MRPWEMTSNRQPPSVRPSQHHFSGERCNTPARNRRSPPVRRQRGRRDRLSRHNSISQDENYHHLPYAQQQAIEEPRAFHPPNVSPRLLHPAAHPPQQNAVMVDIHDQLHQGTVPVSYTVTTVAPHGIPLCTGQHIPACSTQQVPGCSVVFSGQHLPVCSVPPPMLQACSVQHLPVPYAAFPPLISSDPFLLHPPHLSPHHPPHLPPPGQFVPFQTQQSRSPLQRIENEVELLGEHLPVGGFTYPPSAHPPTLPPSAPLQFLTHDPLHQEVSFGVPYPPFMPRRLTGRSRYRSQQPIPPPPYHPSLLPYVLSMLPVPPAVGPTFSFELDVEDGEVENYEALLNLAERLGEAKPRGLTKADIEQLPSYRFNPNNHQSEQTLCVVCMCDFESRQLLRVLPCNHEFHAKCVDKWLKANRTCPICRADASEVHRDSE from the exons TCCTCCTGTCAGGCgccagagaggaagaagggatcGTCTGTCTCGACATAATTCCATTAGTCAAGATGAAAACTATCACCATCTCCCTTATGCACAACAGCAAGCAATAGAGGAACCTCGAGCCTTCCACCCTCCGAATGTATCTCCCCGTCTGTTACACCCTGCTGCTCATCCACCCCAGCAGAATGCAGTAATGGTTGACATACATGATCAG CTCCATCAGGGCACTGTTCCTGTTTCTTACACAGTAACAACAGTGGCACCACATGGGATTCCACTCTGCACAGGCCAGCACATCCCTGCTTGCAGTACACAACAGGTCCCAGGATGCTCTGTGGTTTTCAGTGGCCAGCACCTCCCTGTCTGTAGTGTGCCTCCTCCC ATGCTTCAAGCATGCTCAGTTCAGCACTTGCCAGTACCGTATGCTGCATTCCCACCCCTTATTTCTAGCGATCCATTTCTTTTACATCCTCCTCACCTTTCTCCCCATCATCCTCCTCATTTGCCACCTCCAGGCCAGTTTGTCCCTTTCCAAACACAGCAGTCACGATCG CCTCTGCAAAGAATAGAAAATGAAGTGGAACTCTTAGGAGAACATCTTCCTGTAGGAGGTTTTACTTACCCTCCATCAGCCCATCCCCCAACATTACCTCCATCAGCTCCTTTGCAGTTCTTAACACATGATCCTTTGCATCAGGAGGTTTCCTTTGGAGTA CCTTATCCTCCATTTATGCCTCGAAGACTCACAGGACGTAGTAGATATCGATCCCAGCAGCCAATACCACCTCCTCCTTATCATCCCAGCTTACTACCTTATGtgtt ATCAATGCTCCCAGTGCCACCTGCAGTGGGCCCAACTTTCAGCTTTGAATTGGATGTAGAAGATGGAGAAGTAGAGAATTACGAG GCCCTGTTAAACCTAGCAGAGCGACTGGGAGAGGCCAAGCCTCGAGGACTAACTAAAGCAGATATTGAACAACTTCCTTCTTACAGGTTCAATCCTAACAACCACCAGTCAGAACAGACTTt gtgtgtAGTATGCATGTGTGATTTTGAGTCAAGGCAGCTACTTAGAGTTTTACCCTGTAACCACGAGTTCCATGCCAAGTGTGTCGACAAATGGCTTAAG GCAAATCGTACTTGCCCAATTTGCCGAGCTGATGCTTCAGAAGTGCATCGGGATTCCGAATGA